Below is a window of Staphylococcus succinus DNA.
ACGAAACACAGTAATAAGGAAAGTAAAACTTACACTGCTGACACAGAGAGTCTTTGATACGCTGAAAGAAGACGCGGAAAGAAAGTTCGAAAATGGCCTTTGAGTGTTGATGCCAATATGAGGTATCAACGGGATCGCCCGTTATAGCGATACAGTATTAACATTTTGTTCAATGGCGTACTGGATTTATCCACGCGTCGTATACTTCGTTAATACTCATTTTATTTCACTTTAAGATGAGTTTTATTTTTAACGAGGCTGCGATGACATGATTCAGTTTACGTTATAAAGTTAACATTTTGGCGTACTGGGTAAGGTTACTTTAGTGATAACGTAACAAACAAAGGTGGTACCGCGAGCTAAGCTTTCGTCCTTTACATCCGATATATTCGGGTTTAAAGGACGGAAGCTTTTTTATTTTTAACAAGGAGGTTATCTATTATGAAAAATACTGAACTAGCACAAATTGCTTTATCACAAGATCATACCGGAGCGATTGCGAATCCAATTTATTTATCAACAGCATACCAACACCCTCATTTAGGTGAATCAACAGGCTATGATTATACAAGAACTAAAAATCCTACACGCTCAGCATTTGAAGAATCATTTGCAAAATTAGAACGTGGGGTCGCATCTTTTGCAACTGCTAGTGGCATGGCAGCCATTCAACTTATTTGTAACTTGTTTAAATCAGGTGATGAAATATTAGTGTCTTTCGATTTATACGGCGGCACATTTAGACTCTTTGATTTCTATGAGCAACAATACGGCATCCAATTTAAGTATGTAGACTTCCTAAATTATGAAGAAGTAAAACAAAGTGTTTCAGAGCATACAAAAGCATTGTTTATCGAACCTATTTCAAACCCACAAATGATTGAAGTCGATGTAGATCCATACTACATCTTAAGTAAGGAATACAACTTATTAACCATAATAGACAACACATTCTTAACACCTTATCTTTCAACACCACTAGAAGAAGGCGCTGACATCGTTTTACATTCAGCTACTAAATACATCGGCGGCCACAACGATGTATTGGCAGGTGTTGTAACAGTTAAAGACGAATCTTTAGCAACACAATTTGCAGACTTACACAACATGATTGGTGCTACACTATCGCCTTTCGATAGCT
It encodes the following:
- a CDS encoding PLP-dependent transferase; amino-acid sequence: MKNTELAQIALSQDHTGAIANPIYLSTAYQHPHLGESTGYDYTRTKNPTRSAFEESFAKLERGVASFATASGMAAIQLICNLFKSGDEILVSFDLYGGTFRLFDFYEQQYGIQFKYVDFLNYEEVKQSVSEHTKALFIEPISNPQMIEVDVDPYYILSKEYNLLTIIDNTFLTPYLSTPLEEGADIVLHSATKYIGGHNDVLAGVVTVKDESLATQFADLHNMIGATLSPFDSYLLQRGLKTLHLRMDRSEYNAKLLAERCKHLEAIDQVLYSGRTGMLSLRLNKSYKANRFLENLDVCIFAESLGGTETFITFPYTQTHVDMPDEEKDKRGIDEHLLRLSIGIENYEDIEKDIIQALEKSKEGVIS